Genomic DNA from Deferribacterota bacterium:
GAGCTAATTAAGATATCGAATTTTATACTGTTATCTTTAATTAAATCACTGATTCTTTCTTCATTATCTGAAAAATTTCCTAGATATTTTATATCAATTGGTAAATTACCGAGTAATGATTGAGTTATGTATCTATTTGTGTTATAGACTGATCCTTCAATATAATCATCACCTGGTTCAATTATCTCATTACCAGTGATAAATAAGCCAATTTGTGGCTTTTTGTATACATTTATCTCTTTTTTACCAGAGTAACAAATTGCTGAAAAAGCTAGGTTTTCTAGAAAACAACCTTTTTTAGCAAACAATGTATTTTTTGATATCTCCTCACCGATCTGATTAACATTCTCTCCTTTATTAGGATATTTATTTATTATTATTTTATTTCCAGAATATTTTTTTGTATCCTCAATTCTAATGACAGCATCTGTATTTTGAGGTACTGCTCCACCTGTCATTACAAAAATTGTTTCTCCTTCATCTAAAATATAATCATAGAGCTTTCCTGGCACAGATTCACCAATAATTGTATATTCTTTTTTTACTGGAAATTTTACAGCATAACCGTCAACAGCACTTTTTTTATGATCAGGAAAGGGATAGTCAGTATAAAGATCTTCTGCCAGAACCCTTCTAAAGGATTCTTTAGTTTTAACATTTTCTTTATCTAATATTTGTGCATTATCTATTAATACATTTAATGCTTCTTCGTATTCTAGCATTTATGACTCCTTTATTGAATATAATAACTTTTTTTAGCAAATATAATCTTTAGTGTTATAACACAAATAAAAGCAAAT
This window encodes:
- a CDS encoding molybdopterin molybdotransferase MoeA, yielding MLEYEEALNVLIDNAQILDKENVKTKESFRRVLAEDLYTDYPFPDHKKSAVDGYAVKFPVKKEYTIIGESVPGKLYDYILDEGETIFVMTGGAVPQNTDAVIRIEDTKKYSGNKIIINKYPNKGENVNQIGEEISKNTLFAKKGCFLENLAFSAICYSGKKEINVYKKPQIGLFITGNEIIEPGDDYIEGSVYNTNRYITQSLLGNLPIDIKYLGNFSDNEERISDLIKDNSIKFDILISSGGISMGKYDFVKKVLLNNNYDILINKTAIKPGSPLIAAKNNGCTIFGMPGYPSAFATNFILYLLPFIRKSCGFTKYNNRIVKGKLGTPMHSRRGVNYFNRAVVRYEGDAFVAYDPGSQKTSHFLNFINVNGLVRLDKDVGDLDKRSVVDIILI